One window of the Bos indicus x Bos taurus breed Angus x Brahman F1 hybrid chromosome 8, Bos_hybrid_MaternalHap_v2.0, whole genome shotgun sequence genome contains the following:
- the LOC113897808 gene encoding interferon beta-1-like, giving the protein MTYQCLLQMVLLLCFSTTALSRSYSLLRFQQRQSLKECQKLLGQLPSTPQHCLEARMDFQMPEEMKQAQQFQKEDAILVMYEMLQHIFGILTRDFSSTGWSETIIEDLLEELYGQMNRLQPIQKEIMQKQNSTTGDTIVPHLGKYYFNLMQYLESKEYDRCAWTVVQVQILTNVSFLMRLTGYVRD; this is encoded by the coding sequence ATGACCTACCAGTGCCTCCTCCAGATGGTTCTCCTGCTGTGTTTCTCCACCACAGCTCTTTCCAGGAGCTACAGCTTGCTTCGATTCCAACAACGTCAGAGCCTTAAAGAGTGTCAGAAACTCCTGGGGCAGTTACCTTCAACTCCTCAACATTGCCTCGAGGCCAGGATGGACTTCCAGATGCCTGAGGAGATGAAGCAAGCACAGCAGTTCCAGAAGGAAGATGCCATATTGGTCATGTATGAGATGCTCCAGCACATCTTCGGCATTCTCAccagagacttctccagcactggCTGGTCTGAGACCATCATCGAGGACCTCCTCGAGGAACTCTATGGGCAGATGAATCGTCTGCAGCCAATCCAGAAGGAAATAATGCAGAAGCAAAACTCCACTACGGGAGACACGATCGTTCCCCACCTAGGGAAATATTACTTCAACCTCATGCAGTACCTGGAGTCCAAGGAGTACGACAGGTGTGCCTGGACAGTCGTGCAAGTGCAAATACTCACGAACGTTTCTTTCCTGATGAGACTAACAGGTTACGTCCGTGACTGA
- the LOC113896990 gene encoding interferon beta-1 produces the protein MTYQCLLQMVLLLCFSTTALSRSYSLLRFQQRQSLKECQKLLGQLPSTSQHCLEARMDFQMPEEMKQAQQFQKEDAILVMYEMLQHIFGILTRDFSSTGWSETIIEDLLEELYGQMNRLQPIQKEIMQKQNSTTGDTIVPHLGKYYFNLMQYLESKEYDRCAWTVVQVQILTNVSFLMRLTGYVRD, from the coding sequence ATGACCTACCAGTGCCTCCTCCAGATGGTTCTCCTGCTGTGTTTCTCCACCACAGCTCTTTCCAGGAGCTACAGCTTGCTTCGATTCCAACAACGTCAGAGCCTTAAAGAGTGTCAGAAACTCCTGGGGCAGTTACCTTCAACTTCTCAACATTGCCTCGAGGCCAGGATGGACTTCCAGATGCCTGAGGAGATGAAGCAAGCACAGCAGTTCCAGAAGGAAGATGCCATATTGGTCATGTATGAGATGCTCCAGCACATCTTCGGCATTCTCAccagagacttctccagcactggCTGGTCTGAGACCATCATCGAGGACCTCCTCGAGGAACTCTATGGGCAGATGAATCGTCTGCAGCCAATCCAGAAGGAAATAATGCAGAAGCAAAACTCCACTACGGGAGACACGATCGTTCCCCACCTAGGGAAATATTACTTCAACCTCATGCAGTACCTGGAGTCCAAGGAGTACGACAGGTGTGCCTGGACAGTCGTGCAAGTGCAAATACTCACGAACGTTTCTTTCCTGATGAGACTAACAGGTTACGTCCGTGACTGA